From a single Apium graveolens cultivar Ventura chromosome 2, ASM990537v1, whole genome shotgun sequence genomic region:
- the LOC141708282 gene encoding protein DEFECTIVE IN MERISTEM SILENCING 3-like isoform X2, translating into MYPPNDRFSIQTKGSPVQNPLPIRSLYTVPTPKAEIERAPLQVDAIVDNTKHYQDDLQKLGLKIKQHEDHIKFLRTQKNILEDSILDMQVTIGKYHTSTESVTENVDAQIEEGTSEYLNQGKSAAGLICQLKAGHEIQVSQSPLVKDVLGIVATLGKVDDENLGRLLAEYLGKEAMMALVCKTSDGVKAMESSDIEGVINRNSGLHEIGSSIGRTLEGGFRVICLNDLRPYVGEFVSNDPQRRLDLLKPKLPGGEIPHGFIGYAVNLVHIDHHHLFCVTSSGHGLRETLFYHLFSHLQVYGSREDMQQALPFISSGAVSLDGGIIRSPGVFNLGSREEAQVKFPRISGKSSLPENYYEIENILKSKKWNKERLLDDMRREQSLLDQAKFNFEIKKKEFVRFLAQSSQYAPAQQYHHQQQYHQQQSPAGRERSTPR; encoded by the exons ATGTATCCACCAAACGACCGC TTTTCCATCCAGACAAAGGGGTCGCCCGTCCAAAATCCATTGCCGATAAGGTCTCTGTACACTGTCCCTactccaaaggctgaaatagAAAGGGCACCTTTACAGGTGGATGCAATCGTTGATAATACCAAG CACTATCAAGACGATCTACAAAAATTAGGTCTGAAAATTAAGCAACATGAAGACCATATTAAATTTTTGAGGACCCAAAAAAACATCTTAGAAGATTCCATTTTAGACATGCAAG TTACTATTGGGAAGTATCATACATCTACTGAATCTGTGACTGAAAATGTGGATGCTCAAATTGAGGAAGGAACATCGGAATATTTAAATCAGGGGAAATCTGCTGCCGGGCTTATATGCCAGCTAAAAGCTGGTCATGAAATTCAGGTCTCTCAAAGTCCACTAGTGAAGGATGTGCTTGGCATTGTTGCTACACTTGGAAAAGTAGATGATGAAAACCTTGGCAG GCTTCTTGCTGAGTACTTGGGGAAAGAGGCCATGATGGCTCTTGTTTGCAAAACCTCTGATGGGGTTAAGGCTATGGAGTCTTCTGATATAGAAGGTGTTATAAATAGGAATTCTGGCCTTCATGAGATTGGGTCTTCTATTGGACGTACTTTAGAAGGGGGATTTCGTGTCATATGTCTCAATGATTTAAG ACCATATGTTGGCGAGTTTGTAAGCAACGACCCACAAAGGAGGCTTGATCTTTTAAAGCCAAAATTGCCAGGTGGAGAAATCCCACATGGCTTCATCGGATATGCtgtgaatctggtccatattgACCACCACCACTTGTTCTGTGTTACATCATCTGGCCATGGCCTTAGAGAGACTCTTTTCTATCATCTTTTCTCGCACCTGCAAGTTTATGGATCTAGGGAAGACATGCAGCAGGCCCTTCCCTTCATAAGCAGTGGAGCTGTATCTTTGGATGGTGGAATAATAAGGAGTCCTGGTGTTTTTAACCTCGGCAGTAG GGAAGAAGCACAAGTGAAGTTCCCGAGGATCTCTGGAAAATCAAGTTTACCTGAGAACTACTATGAGATtgaaaatattttgaagagcAAAAAGTGGAATAAGGAAAGATTGCTGGATGATATGCGTCGAGAGCAATCATTATTGGACCAGGCCAAGTTCAATTTTGAAATCAAGAAAAAAGAGTTTGTTCGCTTCTTGGCACAGAGTTCACAGTATGCTCCTGCTCAG CAGTACCATCATCAGCAGCAGTATCATCAGCAGCAGAGTCCAGCTGGTAGAGAGAGATCAACCCCCAGATGA
- the LOC141708282 gene encoding protein DEFECTIVE IN MERISTEM SILENCING 3-like isoform X1, whose product MYPPNDRFSIQTKGSPVQNPLPIRSLYTVPTPKAEIERAPLQVDAIVDNTKHYQDDLQKLGLKIKQHEDHIKFLRTQKNILEDSILDMQVTIGKYHTSTESVTENVDAQIEEGTSEYLNQGKSAAGLICQLKAGHEIQVSQSPLVKDVLGIVATLGKVDDENLGRLLAEYLGKEAMMALVCKTSDGVKAMESSDIEGVINRNSGLHEIGSSIGRTLEGGFRVICLNDLRPYVGEFVSNDPQRRLDLLKPKLPGGEIPHGFIGYAVNLVHIDHHHLFCVTSSGHGLRETLFYHLFSHLQVYGSREDMQQALPFISSGAVSLDGGIIRSPGVFNLGSREEAQVKFPRISGKSSLPENYYEIENILKSKKWNKERLLDDMRREQSLLDQAKFNFEIKKKEFVRFLAQSSQYAPAQQQYHHQQQYHQQQSPAGRERSTPR is encoded by the exons ATGTATCCACCAAACGACCGC TTTTCCATCCAGACAAAGGGGTCGCCCGTCCAAAATCCATTGCCGATAAGGTCTCTGTACACTGTCCCTactccaaaggctgaaatagAAAGGGCACCTTTACAGGTGGATGCAATCGTTGATAATACCAAG CACTATCAAGACGATCTACAAAAATTAGGTCTGAAAATTAAGCAACATGAAGACCATATTAAATTTTTGAGGACCCAAAAAAACATCTTAGAAGATTCCATTTTAGACATGCAAG TTACTATTGGGAAGTATCATACATCTACTGAATCTGTGACTGAAAATGTGGATGCTCAAATTGAGGAAGGAACATCGGAATATTTAAATCAGGGGAAATCTGCTGCCGGGCTTATATGCCAGCTAAAAGCTGGTCATGAAATTCAGGTCTCTCAAAGTCCACTAGTGAAGGATGTGCTTGGCATTGTTGCTACACTTGGAAAAGTAGATGATGAAAACCTTGGCAG GCTTCTTGCTGAGTACTTGGGGAAAGAGGCCATGATGGCTCTTGTTTGCAAAACCTCTGATGGGGTTAAGGCTATGGAGTCTTCTGATATAGAAGGTGTTATAAATAGGAATTCTGGCCTTCATGAGATTGGGTCTTCTATTGGACGTACTTTAGAAGGGGGATTTCGTGTCATATGTCTCAATGATTTAAG ACCATATGTTGGCGAGTTTGTAAGCAACGACCCACAAAGGAGGCTTGATCTTTTAAAGCCAAAATTGCCAGGTGGAGAAATCCCACATGGCTTCATCGGATATGCtgtgaatctggtccatattgACCACCACCACTTGTTCTGTGTTACATCATCTGGCCATGGCCTTAGAGAGACTCTTTTCTATCATCTTTTCTCGCACCTGCAAGTTTATGGATCTAGGGAAGACATGCAGCAGGCCCTTCCCTTCATAAGCAGTGGAGCTGTATCTTTGGATGGTGGAATAATAAGGAGTCCTGGTGTTTTTAACCTCGGCAGTAG GGAAGAAGCACAAGTGAAGTTCCCGAGGATCTCTGGAAAATCAAGTTTACCTGAGAACTACTATGAGATtgaaaatattttgaagagcAAAAAGTGGAATAAGGAAAGATTGCTGGATGATATGCGTCGAGAGCAATCATTATTGGACCAGGCCAAGTTCAATTTTGAAATCAAGAAAAAAGAGTTTGTTCGCTTCTTGGCACAGAGTTCACAGTATGCTCCTGCTCAG CAGCAGTACCATCATCAGCAGCAGTATCATCAGCAGCAGAGTCCAGCTGGTAGAGAGAGATCAACCCCCAGATGA